CCATTGAAGCTTCCTTTGCTTGACATCTGGAGGCTGCAATGGTCTGGGAACTAGCCTTGCGTGTGGCTATTTGACCTCAGATAATGAATCCCCCAAAACTCTGGGATTCTCTGGGAACTAGCCTTGCATGTGGCTACTTGACCTCAGATAATGAGTCCCCCAAACCCTGGGACTCCTTTCAGATAGGCCCTTTCTGGGATTCCACAGAGACATCAAGGAGGTCTGCTTTTGCCCCACCTGTCCCGGAGGATCTCAGGACTGAGAGAGCAAGGTTGGTTATATGGGGAACACAACATTGCCTAGGAAGGCCTTCTCTCCCATAAAAACTCACTGCCTGTGGGAAGAGCTTACCTGGAGAGCATTAGGTTTTAGCTTTGCTAGACCAAGGCCCTGCTTGGATGGTAAATGGGCAAGAAGTCACCAGCTGACAAACCCGGAAAAGGGCCTAGGATTTGGAAATAGGCTGTAGCCAATCTGTTCCCTGACCTCCTAGACCTGGGCCACTGCAGAAGGCCACTGTGGGCTGCCCTTCTGCAATCTCTTAGCCCCATGTGGGCCCTGCATTGGCCGAGTTAGGGCTAGGCTTCTCCTGGAAGCTAAGCAAGATATTaaggtgtgcagacatacacagggcATTAGCCGGAgatggctgtgtgactgtgttctTCTAACTTTGGATATTCTCTTACCAGAGAGGCTGTAAGAGAGGCCCCGTGGGATTCAGAGTTCCCCAGATCTGAGCCATGGAGGCCTCATTCTGCCCCATGCACAGACAgaaattccacacacacacacacacatacacacacatgtaagggCGTGCACGCATGCTCTTGCACCACACCCACTTCCCTGAATATGAgttccccttcctctcctaaCCCTACACAGGGAGCAAGCCACGTGGGAGGGCCGTGTTACACCCCTGCTTATCAACTACCTCCTGGCTTCCTCTGCCTGAATTCTTGAGGGCCTGAAGGTTTGGGAGCTGTCCTGTGCATAGACTTCCTGATCTCAGATAATGAGAGGAAATGAGATCATTCGTGCAGAGAAAACTACGGATTTCAGTCCCAAGCTCCTGCCTTCACTCCCCAATCTGTGGTgttcatctctccatctccctgcAGGCAGCCAGCAGCTGAGCCCCTGGAGCCGATAGACCCCACCTGAGATGTCTTCTTTTACTTGCCGGAGCCTGCGTATAACCCTTCTTGCCCTGTTCTGCTGCTCAGGTAAGCGGCCCCCAGGGTTCCCAGCACATGGCATCTTAGAGTAGGGGGTTCCGCACTATTCCTTGGGCTTCAGGTTGGGGAGGAGGGCATCCTGGCTACAGGGGCCTCTCCACCATGGATCCAGAAGACCGTGACAGCCTGGCTTGGGTTGCCCATGGCCTCAGCCAGTGGCTAGGATCATGGCCTCTTGGTTACTGGATGGAGCAAGCCCAGGGCTTGAGAATGTTGATGCGATAGGCTGCCAAGGTTGAGTGGCGAGCAGTGAGTGGGTAAGAAGGGGTGCCAGGGTCTAAGCAAAGAGATGAGAGTGTGCCAAAGGGACCTAGTgaacagcagagggcagcaggggGCGCTGCGTTCACTGggacaacaaaatgaaaatgaaacttttttcaGTGGGTCAAGGAGATCTGGAAGGACACCGCCACTACGTGCTGAGTGCCTTGTGCCTGAGTCAGCCATGCCAAGTGCTTTCAAGCTTGCTTGCACTCAGGACCCAGGGGAGGGCACATTAGCCCtcttaacgaataaagaaactggggcTCAGAGAGAGGACGCATCTAACCCTAGACTGCCCAGACAGCACACTGGCAAATGTTGAGTTCAAACTCAGTACTGTCTACATGGAAAGCCCCTCTTTTGCAAATTATTTACATACCGCTAGCTGATGGCTGAGTGGGCTGGGGGAGGTAGAGAAAACAGGCCACGTGTAGGGGCCCTGCCAGCTGGGACCTAGGACCTTCATGGTCCTCACAGAGTGGCAGTGAGCACTGAGGGTCCCATCTTTGCATACCAGATACTTCCCAAGTATCTGTCATGCACTGGACTGTGTGGTCAGCATAAAGAGAAACAGGCAAAACTCAGGCCCAGCCTTCTAGAAGCTTCAAAATGTTTGCAGAGCATCAACATAAGTTATGAGCCATGAGTGCAGCAGCTCCTTCTCATGGTAGCCTGTTGCTTCTCTGGCCTTGTCTCTAACATTCCTCTTCCTAGCTAAGCTCCTGCCGTTCTGGCCGTCCATTGCTTCAGGAGAGCAAGCTCCCACGGGCAGGTCTGGGAGGCAGCAGTTCCCGGTATCTGGAACTTGCTCCCACAGCACACGCAAGGTTCACCTCCTCCTTCCATATTTGCCCCAATGTCATTATCATTATCTTTTCTTAACCATGTTATTAAAAGTGGAGTCCCTCTggacagtgatggcacacacctttaatcccagcactagggagacagaagcaggttaatctctgagagttcgaggccagcctggtctacaaagtgagttgtggacagccaggactgttacacagagataccttgtctccGGGGGGAAAAATAAGAGTCCCTCCATCACCTGCCCCATGCCtatccctggagctcaccactACCCGAAGGGCATTCCTGGCAGTTCTCTGTGTTTATGTGAGTTCAGAGCTTACCTCCATTCTCAGAGGTGTCTTCATGACAGAGAGAACTTTGAACTGGAGCTTAACGCAGCAAGAGAGGCTCGAGGAAGACTGACCTAGTGCCGATGgacagaggggctggaggaaaGAACGCAGGAAGTCCCTGAGTGGCAGCCTCCGTAGGTCTGATGGGGAAAGTTGTGAAGTAATAGAGATCCCTGAGGGTGGGCATCGGAGACATCTGCTGCCTGGTGTTTTTGCTCTTCCAGGGTCTGGTGAGAAGGAGTTCGAGGTTCACGTATCATCCGAGAAGCAGATAGTAGAAGCCACAGGCTTTTTGAAAGTCAACTGCAGCACTAGCTGTGAGAATCCGCAAGTGGGTGGTCTGGAGACCACCTTGAGTAAGAAAGTGTTGGAGGAGCACCCTCGAGGGAAGTGGAAACAGTTCTTAGTCTTAAATATCTCCCAAGACATGAGCCTCCTGTGCCACTTCACCTGTGAGGAGAAACAGCATTCAGAGCATCTCAACATCAGAGTATACAGTGAGTGTCTCTGCCTGGGTCTCCACTCCTCGACTATACACTCCCACATCTGCTCAGTGACTGTTCTTGGGCTTCCCATCATGGTCCTCATCTCCTCCGGGCTCCTGAACCACAAGCAGGTCAGGTCTGTCGGCTCAGGATCCGCTTACACCCTTGGTTGGGCTCCACAAGTCCTCCTATACCTCGGAAGCAGACAGCGCAGGTTTTGAATCTTTCTCCAAGAGTGTCAGTCTAGCCAGGGTTTGCACGGATCTGGAAGTCAGTTCCCACCCCGGTTCTGTTGCCAGAACACTCCATAAGCATTACAAGCAGTGGGGGAATCAGGGGAGCTTCGTGAGATGGAGGAGCTACTAGAGAATACCAGGAAAGTGGGAGAACGTGGAGCATTTCATCATTCCCCCCCAAGGACCCGTGGCGAACGTGTGAGCATTGTGTACACTCCTGGCAGGATTCGCTCAATCTTAGTTCCAGGTGTTTCCCAGCTACCGGTTAACGACATTGATGGATCAAAAGCTGGAAAGATGTTCTGAGTCCTAGGAGGGGTGAGGATGGGTGGAGTAGCTTAAGCGGAAACCAGGGTACCGCTGTAGTCCTTACTCAGTGGATCTGCAATGACACTGGTCACGAAACCAGCTGGAGAAGTGAGGCAAACGCGACTCCTGCCCGGGCTTCAGGAGGAGGCTCACAGTCAGCTCTGAGGACTGTCATAGAGTCCACATATAGAGGAGCTCCCTTCCAGTGCTCCCGGGACAACCACCCAGCTGTTTAATCCAAACATTTGTGTTTGGTATCTGGAGGGGATGGAGACAGGCCCAGATGTTTTTGTATATCATTCTAGCTGGCTCTGCAATCTGGATCTCCTCTCTGTAGACCCCTTCTCTGTTTTCCGAATCATGCTCACCCAGATCATCCTCCACCAtacccttctccctcctctttcttcttccagtgAGTAGGTCAATGCCCAGCCCACTCCCTCTCTTTCAAGCCCAGCTAGGGACCTGGGATACCAGGAGATGGGCCCTGGCCAGATTGAGCCTGCAGGGCCACAGTTCCATCCTGAGTGGTCTTCCTCCTTTGTCTCCTACAGAGCCTCCGGCTAAGGTCACACTGAAGCTGCAGCCCTCGCAGGTGTTTGTGGGAGAAGCCTACACCATTGAGTGTATGGCAGAAGCCGTGAAGCCCCTTGAGAGTCTCACCCTCAGCCTGCTCCATGAAGGAGAGACCCTGCAGAACCAGACCTTTGAGGGAGCTGAAAGTAACGCCATAGCCATATTCAACAGGAGAGCTCAAACAAAGGATAACCTCAACTTATCCTGCCAGGCTGTGCTGGACCTGCGGCCCCATGGTGGGCACATCATCAGCAAAGACTCAGAGTCCCAGATCCTCGAAGTCATCGGTAAGGAGATGCTGGGCCCAGAGGGGCAGAGATGGCATCCCTCTCCACACCTTgggaaaagaaaacccacaagcCCCACTCCTAGGTAGCTTGATGTGTATGTAGAATCCCGAGGGCTCCCTCTTACTTCCTGATTTACTGGGTCTCTCTCCAAGCTCCAAGCTGAACCCTAACTTTTCCAGAAGCCAGGAGAGCTCAACTAGTGGTTGGGCGTGTTGCCTTGACCGTGGTAGTGAGTTCTCTCAAGCTATGGCCCCTTTCTACAGTGCGAAGGCTTGCTGGCCTGACCCACAGCTTCCCGGGAGCACTGCTGGTCTGTGACTCGTGGTGCCCAAGGCCTGTTGTAAATGAGCTTGCTTGAAGCTCACTCAGCTCTGCCTGACGAGGGACATGGTATAAATCTGACCATGACATCCTCCAGGCCATggcattgttgttgttgttttttctcttttgtctttgggGGTCCACCACCCAGGTCCCACAGAGCATTCTttgaatgcccagtcttagcttggcttatttctaaccagcttttcttaaattatcttgtcTGCCTTTTGcccctgggcttttatctttttctatatatattttatttcctttttgttgttgttgttgttgttttgttttgtttttcgagacagggtttctctgtgtagctttggagcttctcttggaactcattctgtagaccagactggcgtCAAGCTCACaggcatctgcctgcctctgcctcctgaatgctgggattaaaggcgtgcactaccaccacccagcttttcctttccttcttattctgtgtctggctgtgtgactgggtggctggtcccctgcaccctcctctcctcctccttctccttctacttattctctctatTCTGCTaaccctgcctgtcctttctccagcttagctattggccttttcagttctttattagaccaatcaggtgttttaggcaggcaaagtaacacagcttcacagacttaaacaaatgcaacagaaaagaatgcaacacacttttgcaccattaaacaaatgttccacagcataaacaaatgtgacacatctttaactaatattccacaacaccctgATGTCCAGGCTCTACATACTGGTCTCGGGAGCTGCTGAAGAGGGGTAGCTGCTGAAGAGGGGTAGCTGCTCTGCCTGATAGAGCCTCGACTGCAGACCACCTTCCTCTTCTATGTCACACGGGGGGCAGACACCTTATGCCACTTCTCTCTGCTACCAGGCTGGCTGTGGAATGCATGAGTGGCCAAGGTGTGATGGGTGGACTCCCTGGGGTGCCTGGCACCTGAAAATCTCTAAATGCAttgcctcttcccttcccagaGCCTACAAACCCCATAATCATAGTGGTGACAATACTGCTGGTTTTATTTGTGACATCGGTCCTACTCTGCTTTACCCTCGGCCAGCACTGGCACAGGAAGCGGACGGGCACCTACAGGGTGCTGGCTGCCTGGATGAGGCTGCCCCGAGCCTTGCGGCAACGTCCTGGGTGAGCCGATGTTCCCAGGCCTCTGGTGGCTGCTGGAACTCAACATGGCGCCTTCAGGGTATGGTCCAGCACTGGCTGAAGGACTCTGGCCGTGGCACAAGACACTGGggacatttcctttcttcttaacCTCAATACAAATACCTGGATTTCACCCTGTGCTCTCCATGTCTGCTCCTGGGATAACAGACAGCACCTGTGACAAGGATGGTACTAACTGTGACCTGCTCACCCCGTTGTCTCCTCCGCCCTTCCCATCTCCCTGCATTTTCCTCTGCAGCCCAGACCCCAGACGTCTACCCACACCATTAGCAACTGATTTCCTACTGAGGTCCCGTGAAGGGGAGGAATTTCTGTATGCACATGGCCCTGGGGACCTCGGGCTGTTCCTGGTTGAATCAGGACTCGGCCCTGGCTCTCCTTTCTGCCAACAGAATCCAGGGAAAGGAGGCCCAAGGAAGCCGAGTCCACCACAGGGGCCTCCTGAGCCGGCCTTCTTCCCCAACCATGCTGCCTTCCAGGGGCTTTCAGGCATTTGGAGACAGGAGCCATCCTCCTCTCTCGTGCCCTATTTCAGGCCCAAGGGTGGACTCcacagaggggagagagggacaaAGACCAGCTGGGGCTCTGGTATCAGGGCCTTGCTCTGGTCCAGACAGGGAGCAGGATCAATCAGGTTTACGTGGCTTCTGGGTCAGGGAGGAGTTTTACAGAGCTTTCTCTCCAGAACAGGCAGCTTGAGACAGCAGTGGAGCAGAGAGCCTGCTGCCTCAGGGTAGACGGCTTGACTGGGACGGGGTGGGTAGAAGGGCTTCAGCATAGATGCAGAGTCCAGCATGCTGGCAGCCCCATGCTGAAGCGGGTGAGGCTGGATGATGATCTGTCTTCAGGGCAGGCTCTCAGCATCATAGTACTCTAGGGAGACAGAACCCTCAGCTTGCTCCTTCCTGCCTTGGTGGACCCCCAAGGAGGAACATAGAACGGGACGAGGCAGCGGTTGGCAGGAGCCCCCATCCACAAGGGCACATGGTCCTTCTGACATCTCAGTCTGCCCTAGGTCAGGTCCCACGGCCCATCCACCCATCCCCTACCTGAAGCTGGGGGTACATCCGCACCAACAGTCCCTGTGGCACTCGGGGGTGGCGGTGGGGGCACATCTCTCctgagatggaagaggagaagaaagaccCTGTCAGAGGCCCAGGGTGGCTTCTGAggctttacccccccccccagtctgctCTTTCAGCCTAGATCAAGGACTTGATTACacccaaacccccccccccacagtctCACTTACACCTCCCCTTGCCTGGAGGCAGGCGGCTGGTGCTGAATCCTGGGCGCACCCTGCCAGGGAGGTTGATGTGGGGGAACAGGGAGGAAAGAGATAGGCCAGAGTGTCATGGGGCCCGGCAAATAGTGGTGGTGGACCACCACAGGCTCTTCTTGCTCCTGcgcctccatctcttcctccacctGTTCCTGTTGGCTGTCTGTATAGACCTGGGAGGGGTGCAAAGTGGAGGGGGGTGGCGATGAGCCAGGCTCAGCCCTGCCTGCCCCCACTGCCTCGCCTCCTCCACCTCCTACATTATTTTCTGCACATCGTCATCGTCACCGTCACCGGTGTATAGGCTGTTTAGTGAGCTGCGCTTGCGTGCAGCCAAGGCGCTTTGGAGATGCTGACCCCATTCCTCTGCAGAGGGGAGAGCTGAGTCTCTAGGAGGTGAACCATGTCGAAGAGCCTAACTCATCCAAGAGAGCAATCTGCCTTTGTTCCTGCATCTTTGTGCATCCCTCAAGGAAGgggggatgctcaccttagggcCTCAGAGGGCCTAGGGGTGTGAGTTAGCAGCCCTAATTCAGGATCTCCACCTCCCTAAACTCCCCAACTAGCCCCTCCTTGAACCCCTCCAGGTTTCCCAGAGTCCCCTTTCCATTGGGTCTTCCTTTCTCAGACCCCACACCCCTTACTCCCTCCATCCCGGGTTCACTTCCTACCTGGTCTTCAAGAGCCTGCCCTAAGGCCTCCTGCAGTCCTCCAAGgagtctgtcttcttcctccctccctctccaggtgTGCAGTAATACCGCATCTCTGCACCTGCCTGTCACAGCCTACCTAGCCAGtgctttattcattcttttgttcGACAAATAGCGGTTGGGCCTTTAATAAAGAGTTCTGCACCAGGCTCCTGGGACTTGAGGTGCACAGAGGAATACCTGGAAGGAAAACCTTGGACACAACGTCTGGGTGGTAGTGGAGATTTGGAAACTCCCTTCCTACTAGAAGCTGACACCAGGCCTTGGCACATAGTAGATGCCAAAGGGACTGAGCCGGGCAGGGAGGGTGTGGGCTAGCTTTCTGCTGCTACTTTATACTCGGTCTTTTTACTCCAGGTGGGGGTCCCCCACATAGAACCCACCCTGGGCCCCACCTTCACACACCTGTGGGCTGGGCCCCTCTGGCCCCGGGTTCAGGGCTCCTGCCACCATTTGACTCAACAGCAGCTGGTGCAGCTGGGCGTTCTGCAGCATCATGAGCTCCAGCAGATCTGAGGAACAGGTTTCAGCAGGCCCACCCGGCCCACCGCCACACAGACCCATCCCCCTCACCGTACAACATTTATACAGGACTGAACAGAAAGGAGGCCCCAGGGATGTGTGGCAGCGGGGTGTCGAGGGAGTGACCCAGGGAAGTTACCTTCCTTGACACGGCTGGGTTGAGGCAGAGGAGATGGGACAGTCCAAGGAAAAGGTTGCAAGATGGTCACCCAGGGCTGGGGACATGGGTGGAGATTCAGCTCAACGAGACAGAAGAGCAGTAAGGCATGTCGGGAGCCCCCCCCTCCACTCCCTGCTCAGTGTCTTTGCACCCcatggcctccttcctcccagtccAGTCTCTTCCTCTTGGTTTGGGACCTCCCCTAGAGTTTACCCCCATCCCAGCTCCGcagtctccacccccaccccattccaaACAGTCTGTGCTCCTGGGCTCAGGTCTCACCGTAGGGGCTGCACTCTGTGATGGGACGCCACTCCAGCTCCCGCTCCTGGGGGAGGACATGGCTTAGCAGGTCAGTTACCTAGGTAGCTCTGGGGACGCCTGAGAAGGCTCCTCCCAAGAGTACACTGACCCGCCCAGCCCAGGATGCCCGGTGCCTGGGAAACAGACCAAGCCTCCGCCCAGGCCCTCCTCTTCTGGAGATCCACCTTCGGGCCCCTGGCTGGGATTCCCCAGGCTTAGGTTCTTCCTGACGCTGATGCTAACCCTGGGAGAACCCACGTTTGTTGAGTGGTAAGCTAGGGTGACCCGGTTCCCTGGTCCCAAGGGAATAGAAGATTTTATAGGACCGGGCATGGGTGTGTAAGGTGGGTTAGGAGGGCAGAGGAGCCACTCACTGCCATTCTGTCAATCACTCTTAGGAGCGGGGAGTCCTAAGGACCCAGAGGTTTCTGGAGGGGGGACCAGGCAGACACGAGGCAAATGGCCCAGGATGCCAGGGGCTCTTTATGTCTCCCCTGTAGATTTGCTCAATTCCTCAAACCCTGTGCCCTCAGAGGTGGGAAGGTGGACGGGCATTCAGTCCTCTGAGGCCCAGCACCACGGCATTCCTCTGACAGGAAGCTAGAGAAGAGGCCGCTGCTTAAGAACAGGTGAAGAGGGGAGATCTATTTCCGCAGCTGTGACATCCGAAGACAGGCCCCAGCAGCAGTCAGGACAATCCCGACAGGAAGCTGGGATTAGCACCAGAGACTCACCCTTTCCCCACTTCTGTTCCCCTTTCCGCAGT
The Microtus pennsylvanicus isolate mMicPen1 chromosome 11, mMicPen1.hap1, whole genome shotgun sequence genome window above contains:
- the Icam2 gene encoding intercellular adhesion molecule 2 isoform X1, producing the protein MSSFTCRSLRITLLALFCCSGSGEKEFEVHVSSEKQIVEATGFLKVNCSTSCENPQVGGLETTLSKKVLEEHPRGKWKQFLVLNISQDMSLLCHFTCEEKQHSEHLNIRVYKPPAKVTLKLQPSQVFVGEAYTIECMAEAVKPLESLTLSLLHEGETLQNQTFEGAESNAIAIFNRRAQTKDNLNLSCQAVLDLRPHGGHIISKDSESQILEVIEPTNPIIIVVTILLVLFVTSVLLCFTLGQHWHRKRTGTYRVLAAWMRLPRALRQRPG
- the Icam2 gene encoding intercellular adhesion molecule 2 isoform X2, with amino-acid sequence MSSFTCRSLRITLLALFCCSGSGEKEFEVHVSSEKQIVEATGFLKVNCSTSCENPQVGGLETTLSKKVLEEHPRGKWKQFLVLNISQDMSLLCHFTCEEKQHSEHLNIRVYKPPAKVTLKLQPSQVFVGEAYTIECMAEAVKPLESLTLSLLHEGETLQNQTFEGAESNAIAIFNRRAQTKDNLNLSCQAVLDLRPHGGHIISKDSESQILEVIGFLCVALELLLELIL
- the Prr29 gene encoding proline-rich protein 29 isoform X2, whose amino-acid sequence is MSSPRSGSWSGVPSQSAAPTPWVTILQPFPWTVPSPLPQPSRVKEDLLELMMLQNAQLHQLLLSQMVAGALNPGPEGPSPQVYTDSQQEQVEEEMEAQEQEEPVVVHHHYLPGPMTLWPISFLPVPPHQPPWQGAPRIQHQPPASRRDVPPPPPPSATGTVGADVPPASEYYDAESLP
- the Prr29 gene encoding proline-rich protein 29 isoform X1, with protein sequence MSSPRSGSWSGVPSQSAAPTPWVTILQPFPWTVPSPLPQPSRVKEDLLELMMLQNAQLHQLLLSQMVAGALNPGPEGPSPQVYTDSQQEQVEEEMEAQEQEEPVVVHHHYLPGPMTLWPISFLPVPPHQPPWQGAPRIQHQPPASRQGEVRDVPPPPPPSATGTVGADVPPASEYYDAESLP